A region of the Nitrospirota bacterium genome:
CCCAAAGTAAAGGTAAAAGCCACAACGAGGATTAGAGAAAGAATCAGGGCTATAACTTTCTTCATTAATATTCACCTCCTTCCTCTGAAAAAAGCGGGGTTTTTTAGTGCAAGCTAACGCCTTTAATAACATATAGAATTTGGATTGTCAAGGATTTTTTATGCCTCTCAACAAACACCCTTTTTAGCAATTTTTCTGGAGAAGAACCTATAATAAAAAGCTATAATATTGTAGCATCATTTAAATTTGGCGGTGTTTTAATGTCGGAGGTGTTTAAATGTTTATTGAGGAAAAACTTAAGATGCTCGGTATCGAGCTTCCTTCTGTGCCAAAACCTGTTGGTTCCTATGTCTCACTACTTCAGGCAGGCAGTCTTCTTTTCCTGAGCGGTCTTTTGCCTGTTATTGAAGGAACCCTTAAATATAGAGGCCGTGTGGTTTCTGAGGTTTCTATCGAGGAAGCAGAGGATGCTGCGAGAATAATTGTAATAAATGCTTTATCTATAGTTAAGGCAGCCCTGGGAGACCTGGACAGGGTTGAGAGGTGTGTGAAGTTGACTGGTTACGTGGCCTCAGATAATACTTTTACCGAACAGCCCAGAGTTCTCAATGCCGCATCTAACCTCCTTGTTGATATTTTTGGAGAGAAAGGAAAACATACGAGGGCAGCAATCGGTGTATCGGTCTTACCACTTAATGCCCCCTTAGAGATAGAATTTATTTTTGAGGTAGGATGATTAAGGTGAGCAACTCGGTAGTAGCAATTGTTGGCAGGCCAAATGTTGGCAAATCTAGCCTGTTTAATCGCATTATCGGCAAGAGGGTTGCAATCGTTGACGATATACCTGGCGTCACAAGAGACAGGCTTTATGGTCGTGCCCGATGGGAGGATAAGGATTTTATTGTTATTGATACAGGGGGTTTTTATTCCCTGTCAGAGGATGAATTAATTAAACAGGTGAAAAAGCAGGCTCTTCTGGCTATTGAAGAGGCAGATATTGTGATAATGCTCATGGATGGAAAGAGTGGGCTTAATCCATCTGATTCAGAATTGCTGAATGCGATAAGAAAATTCAACAAAAAAATTCTTTATGTCGTTAACAAGATTGATGGGCCCAAAAATGAGAAGTATCTTCACGATTTTTATTCTCTGGGTATTGATTTAATCCCGATTTCAGCTATGACAGGGTATGGCATTGATGACCTTATGGAAAAAATCACGGCGTTAATTCCTGAAGGAATGCCTGAGGAGATAAAATATCCGGCAATAGCAATTGTTGGCAGGCCAAATGTTGGTAAATCAACACTGGTCAATTCCCTTCTCGGAAAGGAGAGAATGATTGTAAGCCCTGTGCCAGGCACCACAAGGGATTCTGTTGACTCTGTTTGCACTTATTATGGCAGGAAGTATTTGATCATCGATACTGCCGGCATAAAGAAGCGAGGGAAAGTTGTAAAATCCGTTGAGAGGTATTCGCTTTTAAGAACCCTGAAAAATATTGAAAGATGTGATGTCGCCCTTATTATTTTAGACGCAGTGGAAGGGATAGTGGAAATGGATCAGAAAATAG
Encoded here:
- the der gene encoding ribosome biogenesis GTPase Der is translated as MIKVSNSVVAIVGRPNVGKSSLFNRIIGKRVAIVDDIPGVTRDRLYGRARWEDKDFIVIDTGGFYSLSEDELIKQVKKQALLAIEEADIVIMLMDGKSGLNPSDSELLNAIRKFNKKILYVVNKIDGPKNEKYLHDFYSLGIDLIPISAMTGYGIDDLMEKITALIPEGMPEEIKYPAIAIVGRPNVGKSTLVNSLLGKERMIVSPVPGTTRDSVDSVCTYYGRKYLIIDTAGIKKRGKVVKSVERYSLLRTLKNIERCDVALIILDAVEGIVEMDQKIAGLVHDAGKGAIILFNKWDMMEKKTEVYKVLTKRLREKLWFMRYAPALTISATERQRITKIFPMIDEIILQRANRINTHELNLFLNEVITKHPPLIYKGKRVKLYYITQVGTSPPGFTIFSNMPEGVSQQYIRFLEDRFREKYSFGGTPIKFYIRQRQRNKG
- a CDS encoding RidA family protein, whose product is MFIEEKLKMLGIELPSVPKPVGSYVSLLQAGSLLFLSGLLPVIEGTLKYRGRVVSEVSIEEAEDAARIIVINALSIVKAALGDLDRVERCVKLTGYVASDNTFTEQPRVLNAASNLLVDIFGEKGKHTRAAIGVSVLPLNAPLEIEFIFEVG